From a single Nissabacter sp. SGAir0207 genomic region:
- the urtC gene encoding urea ABC transporter permease subunit UrtC: MTQPLTLAGARRAPRLTLSLGGLLMLALLVLPFLALLPASHPLAISVYTLTLVGKILCYAIVAIALDLVWGYAGLLSLGHGLFFALGGYAMGMYLMRQAAGDGLPAFMSFLSWGELPWYWAGTQHFVWALCLVVLAPGLLALLFGFFAFRSKIKGVYFSIMTQALTYAGMLLFFRNETGFGGNNGFTGFTTLLGFPITATGTRVGLFVATVLLLGASLALGLALAKSKFGRVLTAVRDAEGRLTFCGYDPRGFKLFVWTISAVLCGLAGALYVPQVGIINPGEMSPTNSIEAAIWVALGGRGTLVGPLLGAGIVNGAKSWFTVAIPEYWQFFLGGIFILVTLLLPQGVIGLLRRKKGG; the protein is encoded by the coding sequence ATGACGCAACCACTGACCCTGGCCGGCGCCCGCCGCGCGCCGCGCCTGACCCTCAGCCTCGGCGGCCTGCTGATGCTGGCGCTGCTGGTGCTGCCGTTCCTCGCGCTGCTGCCAGCCAGCCACCCGCTGGCGATCTCCGTCTACACCCTGACGCTGGTTGGCAAGATCCTCTGTTATGCGATCGTCGCGATCGCGCTGGATCTGGTATGGGGCTACGCCGGGCTGCTCTCCCTCGGCCACGGGCTGTTTTTCGCCCTTGGCGGCTACGCGATGGGCATGTACCTGATGCGGCAGGCGGCCGGCGATGGCCTGCCAGCCTTTATGTCCTTCCTGTCGTGGGGCGAGCTGCCGTGGTACTGGGCTGGCACCCAGCACTTCGTCTGGGCGCTCTGTCTGGTGGTGCTGGCACCCGGCCTGCTGGCGCTGCTGTTTGGCTTCTTTGCCTTCCGCTCGAAGATCAAGGGCGTCTACTTCTCCATCATGACCCAGGCGCTGACCTACGCTGGCATGTTGCTGTTCTTCCGCAATGAGACCGGCTTTGGTGGCAACAACGGCTTCACCGGCTTTACTACCCTGCTCGGCTTCCCGATCACCGCCACCGGCACCCGTGTGGGGCTGTTCGTCGCCACCGTGCTGCTGCTCGGGGCCAGTCTGGCGCTTGGGCTGGCGCTGGCGAAGAGCAAATTTGGCCGGGTGCTGACGGCGGTGCGTGACGCCGAGGGGCGGCTCACCTTCTGCGGCTACGACCCGAGAGGCTTCAAGCTGTTTGTCTGGACGATCTCCGCCGTGCTGTGCGGGCTGGCAGGCGCGCTCTACGTGCCGCAAGTCGGCATCATCAACCCCGGTGAAATGTCGCCCACCAACTCGATTGAGGCGGCGATCTGGGTGGCGCTTGGTGGGCGCGGCACGCTGGTCGGCCCGCTGCTGGGCGCGGGCATTGTCAATGGCGCGAAGAGCTGGTTTACCGTCGCCATCCCGGAGTACTGGCAATTTTTCCTCGGCGGCATCTTTATTCTGGTGACGCTGCTGCTGCCGCAGGGCGTGATTGGCCTGCTGCGCCGCAAAAAGGGAGGCTAA